The nucleotide window CAAACACTTGTAGCCACTTCTTCGAACCATGCTGAAATAATTGCTCTCCATGAAGCGAGTAGAGAATGTGTTTGGCTCAGATCAATAAGTAAACACATCCTATCAAGTAGTGGGATCAACGTCGACTCAAAACCGACCATCATATATGAAGACAATGCAGCATGTGTCGCTCAAACAAAGGAAGGATACATCAAAAGTGACCGAACCAAACATATTCCACCAAAGTTCTTCTCATATACCCAAGAACTCGAGAAGAATAAAGAAATTGAAGTGAGATATGTTCGATCCTGTGATAATGCTGCAGACCTCTTTACGAAGTCGCTATCCACTACGACATTCAGAAAACATGTTTACAACATTGGAATGCGTCATCAACAAGACCTGTAATGATCGTCTATTCGAGGGGGAGCTTTTGAGTTGTACTCTTTTTGCCTTACTATGGTTTTTCCTACTGGGTTTTCCtattaaggtttttaatgaggcaacatgatGCTGGTctccaagggggagtgttacAAAGTCAAGAACTTGCGTATACAAGTTAATGTGGAGCCCATCATCATAAATTCTTACAGTATTatttgtctgatttttcttctatATAAAGCATGTAATGCATTGTGATCAGATTGCCCCTTTCGAACGTAATAACATCAATCTCTCTTATTTGGTATactacttcttcttctcatttATTAAGATTATTATTCTTTTCTACTTTCTATTATTTACGTAACATGATCAAACAAATAGACACCTCTTATATAtgaaacaatatataatataattataacatTAACCAACTTTTCAAGTGTTTGTACCTGAAGAATATACCAGACTGATGTAAGAAAGTAATGTAAAGTAATCAAAAGGCCACCGATTATCCAGCTTGACTCTGATGAAGTCAAGTGCTTGTGAAGTGAAATGGTAGGTGAAACAGATGCAGCAGCGAAGAGTGTGGGGCCTTTATAGAGCACAACAACCAAAGCACCAGATATAGATACTATTGCACCGATGATTTTAGCCTGAGTCGCCGAACTCCTTAACCTTACATTTTCCATCCTTTAAGAACCACCCAAGGAACCAGAACCAGTTAGAATTACAACAATAGCCTACCAtaaagaaggaggaggaggtgtAACCTGAAGATAACGGCAAGGGTGAAGGTAAAAGCTGGTGTGAGGTTGCTGATAGCAGAGGAAACAGTAGGAGAACTGTATTCTATTCCTTTACAACCAGCTAACACTGCCATGAAACTGATCCTTCCAGATTAGGAAACTAAAACAAGAAAATTCCCAAAAAATCTAGAAACATGaccatatttattattattacccGACAAGCCCAAGTAAGAGAATcttgaagaagagaggagaCTTGACTGAAGGCAATCTTCTTGACCTTCATATATGTATAAACGAgttcattttcttgaaaaaaaaacttaataccGATCATCAAAGAGTGGACAAGCAAAGATCAATACCTTCCAAAGATGATGGAAAGTGGAAGAAGTATTAGTGTTGAAATAACATAAGTGTAAAAGATAAAGACATAGAAGTTCAATCCTCTTAAGGTAGCAGCCTTGTACACTGTGCTTGACCCAACCGTCGCACACTCCACTGCAAACATGGCAGCAAACGGCACAACATCTCTTCTAAAGTACCTCCACGACTCTGTCTCTTCTCCTCTCATGATCGGTAGGTTCTCAGAAAAATAAACTCTCTCTTAGCTTAAATGAGGTTAAGAAAATAAGTAACAATCCTGCTGTTGGTTGATCAGTTCTACCACGCTTGGTAAATGGTAATGTTTATCTTATTTAggacaaaaattattatcagtGAAAGACAATATGAAAATAGTTAAATTCCATAAATAGAAATCTAACTTGACTTGGAGCAATACTACACACCACAAGAATCATATTGGCCATTATATAGCTCTCTCTATTAACCCATATTAGCTCAACCATCCAACTGAAGGATATAATAACTTCCATTCCAACATTTTCCTCCAATTAGgagtgggcactttacccgatatccgaagtggcacccgaacccgatccgaaaaacccgaaccgaaatccgaagcgaagtagcaaaatacccgaacgggtattgaattatgagagattggatacccgaatccgaacggataatacccgaacccgaatagataaccgaacatatgtataattaaccttatatttctagtttacatctctcattttatataaaatatttatattgatactatacatactttaagttcatatgatatacatacaattacgtaaaatatgatttgctactcacttaaaatgcttgtcaagtttttatttcaaaaattaataaaaagttacatccaaaatttttaaaaaataaaaaaattaatgtttttttagtttttaaatgttGTGTCCAAAtttattaaccattcaatcttttaaaaaataaataattagttaagtgaaagttatatttttaaatacaagaaatttgaaaaatgaaaatttaattttttattcaaaatctaaatatccgaacccgatccgaaataaccgaatccgaactaaaaatacccgaacccgacccgaagtacagaaatacccgaacgggttctacacctctatatcgaaatacccgaaaatccgaaataaccgacccgaacccgaacgggtacccgaacgcccacccctacctCCAATTATGATGATGACTGATAAAGACATccaaaaaaaaaccgaacccaACTGAACCAAATGAACTAAAATAAAGTCGAATTGGAATTGGTTTAATAAAACAGATAAACTAAACCGTAACCAGATCGCCTAACCGTAAACCAGATCGCGTATCCGCTTATCCAACGGTTAGATTTGGATGATATAACTGAGCTGTGTGGTCCGGCCCAGTACGGATCTTACATAAGACCAAAGACTTACGAAACCGTCATTTCTTATGTCTTCGGAGTTGACCATCTGACATCAACTAGCTCATCTATGCACGTGGGCCCAAATCTAAAAGctacaattaattttaatttaattttgtttttcattttcaaaggTTTCACTTTATTTCCTTATTACATGTTGTTTTCCAACTTTGCCTCCCACTTCGAAATATTACATCATCACTTTGCCATTTTCTTGTGGTTTTCTATTTCCACCATTAAAgctcaagaaaagaaaaggttaagagagagagtgaggagagagagagagtgaggagagagagagaaaaagagttACTTtaactctcttcttcctctgcaaATCTgacagaggagaagaagaaccaAGCCCTCTTTGATTAGGGTTCTTACTTCACGTGAATCTGTGGGGGCTTTGAGGTGAGTGTTTCTGTCGATGCTGATGATGTTatcgtcttcttcctccactTAACTTGGGAGCTCTTGTTGATATTCTAACTCCTTTGTCTAGATCTTGAGATTGAGATCTCTTCTTCTATGGTGGAATCTCGTTTCTTCTAGATCTTTCTTGCAAACATGTCTTGGGTTCGATTCGCAGCTGAGCAAAAAGACGGCACCTTTGCGTACccaccaccgccaccaccaccgTCTTCTTCCGGTAACAGAATCAGCCCGGCGGTTCTATTCGTGATCGTGATTCTAGCTGTCTTGTTCTTCATCTCTGGCCTTCTTCATCTGCTCGTTAGGTTTCTCACAAAGCACCCTTCGAGGTCTAATAATAGATACCCAGAGATCTCAACCAGTGATGCTCTTCAAAGACAGCTTCAACAGCTCTTCCATCTCAACGACTCTGGTCTTGACCAAGCTTTCATCGACGCTTTGCCTGTTTTTCACTACAAAGAAATGGTCGGTGCCTCCAAGGAGCCGTTTGATTGCGCGGTTTGCCTCTGCGAGTTTACTGAGAGAGATAAGCTGAGGTTGTTGCCAATGTGTAGCCACGCTTTTCATCTTACCTGTATTGACACTTGGCTTCAGTCTAACTCCACTTGCCCTCTTTGTCGTGGCACTCTCTTCTCCCCTGGTTTCTCCATGGACGACAATCCCATGTTTGACTTCGATGGTTTAGGAGAAGACGAAGAGCGTGTACCCGAGAAAGCTGTGGAGATTCAAGAAATCGTTGTGGAGAAAGGGGTTTTACCGGTGAGGTTAGGGAAGTTCAAGAGGCTTGACAATGATGGTGCTGGTGGAGAGACTAGTAGTAGTAATCTTGATGCGAGGAGATGTTTCTCAATGGGTTCTTATCAGTATATACTCGGTAACTCTGAGCTTAAAGTCCCGTTTTGCAAAGATAGGCAGCGGCTTTTGAAACCTCAAGACAAAGAATCTCAGGAGCAGATTGAGgacttatcatcatcatcagaagaagagaagaagattagTAGTGTTGTGGCTAAGGGAGAGAGCTTTTCGGTTTCCAAGATTTGGTTGTGGCCAAAGAAAGATAAATTCTCTTCAGATGCTCAGAGAAGGTTGCCTTCTTCATCACTTAACGTTGATGATCTTCCAAAACTTCCATGGATGGAAGATCATAAGAAGCTGGAGAAGGACGAAAGGTAGTAgtagtatcttttttttttttttttccaatttgaATCATGGATAAGGAATAGTGTTTACTGATTATGTTTTGGGGGTGTTTGCCAGTCATCTGTTGTAACATATTTGCTTAAAAGGTTGTTAATGATATGAGATCAAAGTTAATGGATTCCTAAAGACTGAttc belongs to Brassica rapa cultivar Chiifu-401-42 chromosome A07, CAAS_Brap_v3.01, whole genome shotgun sequence and includes:
- the LOC103850166 gene encoding WAT1-related protein At5g40240-like; this translates as MRGEETESWRYFRRDVVPFAAMFAVECATVGSSTVYKAATLRGLNFYVFIFYTYVISTLILLPLSIIFGRSRRLPSVKSPLFFKILLLGLVGFMAVLAGCKGIEYSSPTVSSAISNLTPAFTFTLAVIFRMENVRLRSSATQAKIIGAIVSISGALVVVLYKGPTLFAAASVSPTISLHKHLTSSESSWIIGGLLITLHYFLTSVWYILQTRIMEIYPEEITVVFLYNLCVTLISAPVCLLGERNFTSWILKPDVSLAAIMYSGVFVTVFSGLTHTWGLHLKGPVYISLFRPLSIVIVVAMGAIFLGDALHLGSVIGSVILCIGFYTLIWGKAREDTTKNVAGSEHYSPLLLTHIIEDEALPLR
- the LOC103850167 gene encoding RING-H2 finger protein ATL46, coding for MSWVRFAAEQKDGTFAYPPPPPPPSSSGNRISPAVLFVIVILAVLFFISGLLHLLVRFLTKHPSRSNNRYPEISTSDALQRQLQQLFHLNDSGLDQAFIDALPVFHYKEMVGASKEPFDCAVCLCEFTERDKLRLLPMCSHAFHLTCIDTWLQSNSTCPLCRGTLFSPGFSMDDNPMFDFDGLGEDEERVPEKAVEIQEIVVEKGVLPVRLGKFKRLDNDGAGGETSSSNLDARRCFSMGSYQYILGNSELKVPFCKDRQRLLKPQDKESQEQIEDLSSSSEEEKKISSVVAKGESFSVSKIWLWPKKDKFSSDAQRRLPSSSLNVDDLPKLPWMEDHKKLEKDER